The following proteins come from a genomic window of Deltaproteobacteria bacterium IMCC39524:
- the yidD gene encoding membrane protein insertion efficiency factor YidD, translating to MFKRLAIAGIRFYRTFLSPLKPPTCRFYPSCSMYTLDAVNRYGAVSGLWLGLKRLTRCHPWHPGGYDPLD from the coding sequence ATGTTTAAACGGTTAGCCATAGCGGGCATTCGCTTTTATAGAACCTTTCTATCTCCGCTGAAGCCTCCGACCTGTCGTTTTTACCCTTCCTGCTCCATGTACACTCTGGATGCTGTCAACAGGTATGGTGCCGTGAGCGGTCTGTGGTTGGGCTTGAAGCGCCTTACCCGTTGTCATCCCTGGCACCCAGGCGGTTATGATCCGCTTGATTAA
- the rnpA gene encoding ribonuclease P protein component: protein MKGEHTLDKFRRILRSCDYERIWREGRRYHTTHFVVIVNPGGAHSRLGLTVSRKVGNAVCRNQLKRWMRELFRHNYKLFGQIVDVSIIAKRNAGGLTHLQLDRELLTVFARLETEEHV from the coding sequence GTGAAAGGTGAACATACTCTCGATAAATTTCGCCGTATCTTACGTTCATGTGATTATGAACGTATCTGGCGAGAGGGACGACGGTATCACACAACCCACTTTGTTGTGATTGTAAACCCGGGCGGAGCTCATTCCCGCCTGGGCTTAACTGTAAGCCGCAAGGTCGGCAATGCAGTTTGTCGAAACCAACTCAAACGATGGATGCGAGAGCTGTTCAGACACAATTATAAGTTATTCGGTCAGATCGTAGATGTATCGATCATTGCCAAGCGCAACGCCGGAGGTCTGACCCACCTGCAACTTGACCGGGAACTTTTAACCGTATTTGCCCGCTTGGAGACCGAAGAACATGTTTAA
- the rpmH gene encoding 50S ribosomal protein L34, producing MKRTYQPSKVSRKRTHGFRKRMRSKGGANVIKRRRARGRKNLAATIPTK from the coding sequence ATGAAGCGTACTTATCAACCCAGTAAAGTTAGTCGTAAACGTACTCACGGTTTTCGCAAGCGCATGCGTTCGAAAGGAGGCGCCAACGTTATCAAGCGTCGTCGCGCTAGGGGCCGCAAAAATTTAGCTGCAACCATCCCGACCAAATAG
- the dnaA gene encoding chromosomal replication initiator protein DnaA: MSKLWDDTLSHLELNLSPQHFSTWIKPLKLVKIEQDMVYLEVPNRFVLDWVKENYSKLIQKKLSDLSAVSYRLHFDVSNQATEKHPRTTPVVEKPVAVAAKKSIVNNTHTSDLNLNRKYTFEEFVSGSSNQFAYAAAMAVASNPATTYNPLFIYGGVGLGKTHLVNAIGNAILKKSPQMRICYYTSEKFMNELINSLRYNRMDEFRNKFRSMDVLLIDDIQFIAGKERTQEEFFHTFNALYESHKQIIVTSDKFPKDIPGLEERLRSRFEWGLIADIQAPDVETKLAILKMKAEQNSINLPEDVALFLANSICNNVRELEGYLIRIGAYASLTSVPVSLEMARDVLKDILIERNRELSVEEILKKVSLHFNIKVSDIKSAKRLKAVVLPRQIAMYISRQLTSSSYPEIGDRFGGKDHSTIIHAIRKIEKLMEEDFQLKSTIENLKKELTN; the protein is encoded by the coding sequence ATGAGTAAACTCTGGGATGATACCCTCTCACATCTGGAACTGAATCTCAGTCCTCAACACTTTTCTACCTGGATAAAACCTTTAAAGCTCGTCAAGATCGAGCAGGATATGGTTTATCTGGAGGTCCCGAACCGTTTTGTCCTGGACTGGGTGAAAGAGAACTACAGTAAACTTATTCAGAAAAAACTCTCGGACCTTTCAGCTGTCAGTTACAGATTACATTTTGATGTTTCCAATCAAGCCACCGAGAAACACCCAAGAACAACTCCTGTTGTCGAAAAACCTGTTGCTGTTGCGGCTAAAAAAAGCATCGTTAATAACACTCATACGTCAGATCTCAACCTTAATAGAAAATATACTTTTGAAGAGTTTGTTTCAGGCTCTTCAAATCAATTTGCTTATGCAGCTGCCATGGCAGTCGCCAGCAATCCGGCAACCACTTATAACCCCCTCTTTATTTATGGTGGGGTCGGCCTCGGTAAAACACATCTGGTGAATGCAATTGGCAACGCTATTCTCAAAAAATCTCCCCAGATGAGGATCTGCTATTACACGTCCGAAAAATTCATGAACGAACTGATTAATTCTCTGCGTTACAATCGCATGGATGAATTCAGAAACAAGTTTCGATCGATGGATGTTCTCCTCATTGATGATATACAGTTTATTGCTGGAAAAGAACGTACGCAGGAAGAGTTTTTTCATACCTTTAATGCTCTTTATGAATCTCACAAGCAGATCATTGTTACCTCCGATAAGTTTCCAAAAGATATTCCAGGACTTGAAGAACGCTTAAGATCGCGTTTTGAGTGGGGTCTTATAGCTGATATTCAAGCCCCTGATGTAGAAACAAAACTGGCTATTCTGAAAATGAAAGCAGAACAGAACAGTATAAATTTACCTGAAGATGTAGCTTTATTTCTGGCTAATTCTATCTGTAACAACGTCCGGGAATTGGAAGGTTATCTGATCAGGATTGGAGCCTACGCGAGTTTGACATCTGTTCCGGTCTCTCTGGAAATGGCTCGTGATGTCCTTAAGGATATACTGATAGAGAGAAACCGTGAACTCTCCGTAGAAGAGATCCTTAAAAAGGTCAGCCTTCATTTTAATATAAAAGTGTCAGATATAAAATCTGCCAAGAGGCTTAAGGCTGTGGTCTTGCCAAGACAGATTGCCATGTACATTTCACGCCAGTTGACCTCTTCCTCTTATCCAGAGATAGGGGACCGTTTTGGCGGCAAAGATCATTCAACAATTATTCATGCCATCCGCAAGATTGAAAAATTGATGGAAGAAGATTTCCAACTGAAAAGCACGATAGAAAATTTAAAGAAAGAACTGACCAATTAG
- the dnaN gene encoding DNA polymerase III subunit beta yields the protein MNFTIEKDVFLKGLARVQGIVEKRNTIPVLSNVLLEGADGELHLTATDLEVGMQSSYPANIRKPGKITVSAKKLFEIIKELPDNEISFNAKDNCWIEIECGKAQFNIVGLSADEFPNFPQPDRNTFLSLSSSLCKEMIEKTFFAVSQDESKYNLNGIFCQVQEGTNQLRLVATDGHRLSMIDKQIELAESSELSRGVILPRKGILELKKLAEEGEGDLQLGFMDNNAVVSKDQTVIIMRLVDGEFPDYSRVIPKNNEQTAAIAVDPFLHALRRMIILSSEKSRGVKMNFKNNLLEVSSSNPELGDAREEMDIEYQGPELSVGFNARYLLDILQVQNQDQINMILKDNLSPGLIKPIEEDGYLAVIMPMRL from the coding sequence ATGAATTTCACCATTGAAAAAGATGTTTTTCTGAAAGGCTTGGCCAGAGTTCAAGGGATTGTCGAAAAACGCAATACCATACCGGTGCTTTCCAATGTACTTCTGGAAGGCGCAGATGGTGAGCTGCATTTGACAGCCACAGATCTGGAAGTCGGTATGCAATCGTCCTATCCGGCCAATATACGTAAACCGGGCAAGATTACTGTTTCAGCAAAGAAGCTCTTTGAAATTATCAAGGAACTTCCAGATAACGAAATCAGTTTTAATGCCAAAGACAATTGCTGGATAGAGATAGAATGCGGCAAAGCACAATTCAATATAGTGGGACTCTCTGCCGACGAATTTCCTAATTTTCCCCAACCGGATAGAAACACTTTTCTTTCTCTGAGTAGTTCCTTGTGCAAAGAGATGATAGAGAAGACTTTCTTTGCTGTTTCCCAGGATGAAAGTAAATACAATCTCAACGGTATCTTCTGTCAGGTTCAGGAAGGTACAAATCAATTGCGCCTGGTCGCCACAGACGGTCATCGTCTATCGATGATTGATAAGCAGATAGAGTTGGCAGAAAGTTCAGAACTGAGTCGTGGAGTTATTCTACCGCGTAAAGGTATCCTTGAACTGAAAAAACTCGCCGAAGAGGGCGAAGGCGATCTGCAGCTGGGTTTTATGGATAACAATGCCGTTGTAAGCAAAGATCAGACGGTTATTATCATGCGTCTGGTTGACGGAGAGTTTCCTGACTACAGCCGGGTTATTCCAAAAAATAATGAACAGACCGCAGCGATCGCTGTTGATCCTTTCCTGCATGCATTACGTCGCATGATTATCCTCTCAAGCGAAAAATCCCGTGGTGTGAAGATGAACTTCAAGAACAACTTGCTTGAAGTCTCATCATCCAATCCTGAGTTAGGCGATGCTCGTGAGGAGATGGATATAGAATATCAGGGACCGGAACTTTCAGTTGGTTTCAACGCACGTTACCTGCTTGACATATTACAGGTACAGAACCAGGATCAGATCAATATGATTCTTAAAGATAACCTTTCTCCCGGGCTGATTAAGCCGATTGAAGAGGATGGTTATCTGGCAGTCATCATGCCTATGCGGCTCTAG
- the recF gene encoding DNA replication/repair protein RecF yields MILETLKLRSYRNLGNIDLTWNNHFNVIYGENAQGKTNLLEAIYLLGHLKSFRGARGQDLINHTAETAFISAKIDKGNVAHKLDIGLQKAGRNPRVDGKTVKKLSEFLGYLRSVLFTPEELGNIKGFPAGRRALLDRAILQTEPVYLDRVQEYDRILRQRNQLLKKQAAEAELAPWTEALVRSGSRIRHDRQRYLTRFKPLLSQVYREITGGTESAAVNYSIAAEKLDELTDHMNAAFERLQTREQKLGITLAGPHRDDLDFQVEGRSLRAFGSQGQQRSFLLAFKAAQVMDLEEKFREPPVLLLDDLASELDSKRQEGFFNFLLNRRGQVFLTSAQQSQLADKVQQTASFFKVNQGLVSATSPERG; encoded by the coding sequence ATGATTCTCGAAACATTGAAGCTGCGTTCTTATCGCAACCTGGGCAATATTGATCTGACCTGGAACAATCATTTCAACGTTATTTACGGCGAGAATGCACAAGGCAAGACAAATCTTCTCGAAGCTATTTACCTGTTGGGGCATTTAAAGAGTTTTCGTGGCGCGCGCGGACAGGATTTAATCAATCATACGGCAGAAACGGCTTTTATAAGCGCCAAGATAGACAAGGGAAACGTTGCTCACAAGCTGGATATAGGTTTACAGAAAGCAGGACGTAATCCCCGGGTTGATGGTAAGACGGTCAAAAAATTAAGTGAGTTCCTAGGTTATCTGAGGTCAGTACTTTTTACCCCTGAAGAGCTGGGTAACATAAAAGGTTTCCCCGCAGGAAGGAGGGCGTTGCTTGACCGAGCAATATTACAGACCGAACCGGTTTACCTGGACAGGGTGCAGGAATACGACAGGATCTTACGACAACGCAATCAGCTTTTGAAAAAGCAGGCGGCAGAGGCAGAGTTGGCACCCTGGACAGAGGCTTTGGTGCGGAGTGGAAGCCGGATACGTCATGATAGGCAGCGTTACCTGACCCGCTTCAAACCACTATTGAGCCAGGTTTACCGAGAAATAACGGGTGGTACTGAGTCAGCAGCGGTCAATTACTCAATAGCAGCTGAAAAGCTTGATGAGTTGACCGACCATATGAACGCTGCTTTTGAGCGTCTGCAGACGCGAGAACAAAAATTAGGCATAACACTGGCCGGGCCACACAGAGATGATCTCGATTTTCAGGTTGAGGGAAGATCCTTGCGCGCCTTCGGCTCCCAGGGGCAACAGAGATCTTTTTTGCTGGCTTTTAAAGCCGCTCAGGTGATGGATCTCGAGGAAAAATTCAGAGAACCGCCGGTACTGCTTCTTGATGATCTGGCGAGTGAGCTGGACAGCAAAAGACAGGAAGGGTTTTTCAATTTTTTATTGAATCGTCGTGGTCAGGTTTTCCTGACCTCTGCCCAGCAGTCACAGCTGGCTGATAAGGTGCAACAAACGGCAAGTTTTTTTAAGGTTAACCAGGGGTTGGTCAGCGCTACATCCCCAGAACGAGGCTGA